A genomic window from Cryobacterium sp. SO2 includes:
- a CDS encoding ABC transporter permease, which translates to MTQIVPVPDLDGFVRPGQGAGLIDVFRRRYLLSLLVRKEVQVRYRGSVLGWMWSYVKPITQFLVFFIALGVFLQLNGTIPNYPVYLFSGLIVINLFSEAFSNGTKSLVDNAPLIKKIYLPRELFPVSSTLVAFVNFLPQALVLAVVCVFTGWRPSLLQLLGILLGVLIIVLLAMGLSLFFGSINVSFRDAQNFVELILLVATWASPVLYQWSTVAKVLPDWLMVIYQLNPITAAVELLHAGFWYPTTDGSSPLPPTLWFFGLCALLTSSVLLVIGQLVFRRLERRFAQDL; encoded by the coding sequence GTGACGCAAATCGTTCCAGTACCAGACCTCGACGGCTTCGTCCGGCCGGGTCAAGGGGCCGGACTGATCGACGTATTCCGCCGTCGGTACCTGCTCTCCCTGCTCGTGCGAAAAGAAGTGCAGGTCCGCTACCGCGGGTCGGTCCTCGGCTGGATGTGGTCTTATGTCAAGCCGATCACCCAGTTCCTGGTGTTCTTCATCGCGCTCGGCGTGTTCCTGCAGCTGAACGGCACTATCCCGAACTACCCGGTCTACCTGTTCTCCGGCCTCATCGTGATCAACCTGTTCAGCGAGGCGTTCAGCAACGGCACCAAGTCGCTCGTGGACAACGCACCGCTGATCAAGAAGATCTACCTGCCCCGCGAGTTGTTCCCGGTGTCGTCCACCCTGGTGGCCTTCGTCAATTTCTTGCCCCAGGCCCTTGTGCTCGCCGTGGTCTGCGTGTTCACGGGCTGGCGCCCCAGCCTGCTGCAGCTGCTCGGCATCCTCCTGGGCGTGCTCATCATCGTGCTGCTCGCCATGGGCCTGAGCCTGTTCTTCGGCTCGATCAACGTCTCTTTCCGCGACGCCCAGAACTTCGTCGAGCTGATCCTGCTCGTCGCCACCTGGGCATCCCCCGTGCTCTACCAGTGGAGCACCGTCGCCAAGGTGCTGCCGGACTGGCTGATGGTCATCTACCAGCTGAACCCCATCACGGCCGCGGTCGAGCTGCTCCATGCCGGCTTCTGGTACCCCACCACCGACGGCAGCAGCCCGCTGCCGCCCACCCTGTGGTTCTTCGGTCTCTGCGCCCTGCTCACCTCGAGCGTGCTGCTGGTCATCGGACAGCTTGTCTTCCGCCGATTGGAGCGTCGCTTTGCCCAAGACCTTTAA
- a CDS encoding ABC transporter ATP-binding protein, with amino-acid sequence MPKTFNEQQPRLAIIVSDLSKTFLLRHTHSLKESVIAAVRRKPISSSFNALDDVSFTINTGESVALLGFNGSGKSTLLKLISGVLRPDTGEVLTRGRVAGLIEVGAGFHPDLSGRENIYLNAAILGMSQKEIDERFDAIVEFSEIAKFIDTEVKHYSSGMFLRLAFSVAIHTEVDILLVDEILSVGDEPFQRKCLAKIRQLHAEGRTLVVVSHDLGMVADLCDRGILIDKGRVVFDGESHEAVARMRAQ; translated from the coding sequence TTGCCCAAGACCTTTAACGAGCAGCAACCGCGGCTGGCCATCATCGTGTCCGACCTCAGTAAGACATTCCTGCTGCGGCACACGCATTCGCTCAAGGAGTCGGTGATCGCCGCGGTGCGGCGCAAGCCCATCTCCTCGAGCTTCAACGCCCTCGACGACGTCAGCTTCACGATCAACACGGGTGAGTCCGTCGCCCTGCTCGGCTTCAACGGGTCGGGCAAGTCCACGCTGCTCAAGCTGATCTCCGGCGTCTTGCGCCCCGACACGGGCGAGGTACTCACCCGAGGTCGCGTCGCCGGCCTGATCGAGGTCGGTGCCGGGTTCCACCCCGACCTGTCCGGCCGGGAGAACATCTACCTGAACGCGGCGATCCTCGGCATGAGCCAGAAGGAGATCGACGAGCGCTTCGACGCCATCGTGGAGTTCAGCGAGATCGCCAAGTTCATCGACACCGAGGTCAAGCACTACTCCTCCGGCATGTTCCTGCGCCTGGCGTTTTCCGTCGCCATCCACACCGAGGTCGACATCCTGCTGGTCGACGAGATCCTCTCGGTGGGCGACGAGCCCTTCCAGCGCAAGTGCCTGGCCAAGATCCGTCAGCTGCACGCTGAGGGCCGCACGCTGGTCGTAGTGAGCCATGACCTGGGCATGGTCGCCGACCTCTGCGACCGCGGCATCCTCATCGACAAGGGCAGGGTCGTCTTCGACGGCGAGTCACACGAGGCCGTCGCGCGGATGCGCGCCCAGTAA